The Streptomyces rubrogriseus genomic sequence AGCCGCTCGGCGATCCGGGCGCGCATCGGGACCACACCTTCCTCCTCCAGCTCGAGGATGGTGCGGAGGTACATCTCCGTGGTGTCGATCAGTCCGGACATACGTGCCCCTCGATGAGATTGCCGGAGGCTACGGCCCACCGGCGCGTGCGCTGGCCCTGCGACCAATTCTGACGCATACCACCGACAACCGTGCCTCGCCGTGGAAAGCCGGGCCCCGCGGAGCCCGCCCGGGCCCGCCCCCGGGGCGTTGACGCCGTATTGACACCGCACTGGTCCAGACCGCACCGTGATCCGCGACGCAGCCACTCCGAAGGGGTCCCGCATGAGCGACCACAAGCCGGCCGGCCAGTTCCTCGACGCGGCGATCGACCTCCTGCGGCGCGTCCGCGACGAGGAGGCGGACAGCATCGAGGCGGCCGGCACGCTGCTCGCCGACACCGTGCAGAACGGCGGCCGGCTCTTCGCCTTCGGCGCCGGCCACTCCTCCCTCGCCGCCCAGGACGTGGTGTACCGCGCGGGCGGGCTCGCCCTGATGAACCTGCTCACCGTGCCCGGCGTCGTCGGCATCGACGTCATGCCGGCCACCCTCGGCTCCGCCCTGGAGCGGGTCGACGGCCTCGCGAGCGCCGTACTGGACTCCTCGCCGCTCCGCGCGGGCGACGCCCTGGTGATCATCTCGCTCTCCGGGCGCAACGCCCTGCCCGTGGAGATGGCGATGCACGCCCGCGCCCTCGGCCTGCGGGTGATCGGCGTGACCTCGGTGGCGTACGCGTCGCAGACCACGTCGCGGCACGCCTCCGGCACCTTCCTCAAGGACCACTGCGACATCGTGCTGGACTCCAAGATCGCCGTCGGCGACGCGGAACTCACCCTCGACACCGTCCCCGCCCCCTTCGCGCCCGCCTCCACGGTCGTCACCGCCGCCCTGATGCAGGCCGTGACGGCCACGGCCGCCGCCACCCTCGCCGACCGCGGCATCGAACCCCCGCTGCTGCGCTCGGGCAACGTGGACGGCGGCCACGAATGGAACGCCCGCGTACTGGAGCAGTACGGCGAGCGCATCTTCTACCGCCGCTGAACGCGCCCGGCACGACGGCCGACGGGTCCTAGGGGCTGACTGACAATGCGCGTCGTCGCCCGAAGGGCGGCCGCGCGGCGTCAGGTGCGTGCTCTCGGTGCGCCGGCCCCGGACCCGCGTACTGGCCGTACTCGGGTCCGGGGCCGGTGCGGCGAGAGTGCGTGCATGGCGTCGCGCGGCAGACGGGAATTGTCAGACAGGCCCTTAGGGCCGCTCCACCGCGCCGGCCAGGTCCAGCGCGGTCGCGATCCGGACCGCCACGTCCTCCGCGTACATCGCGTCCGGCCGCTCGAAGGCGCTGCGGCCCGCGCCGCGCAGGAACGTGACGACGCCCAGCGTCCGGCCGCGGCTGCGCAGCACCGCGCACAGGCCGTGCACCGTGTCCTCCGGCCACTGGCGGGCCGTGGCCCACCGGCGCACCTGCTCGGCCGGGACCGCCCGCACTCCGGCGCTGGCCCGCACCGAGCCCGCCCGTTCCACGCACTGCACGGCGGGGTGCCCCTCGCCGTAGCGCACCGGCATCCCGGACGTCCCGGACGGCACGCTGGGCCCGGGCGCGCCGGACGGGGTGGCCGCGACCCGCACCAGCCGCACCTGCTCCGCGGCGTCGGTGTCCGACGTCGCGCCGCCCACCACGCGGTCGATCAGGGCGTGGTCGGCGAACCCGGCCAGCGCGAAGTCCAGGTGGACGATCGCGGCCTCGGCGGGGTCCTCGCACTCGGCCGCGGCCCGCGCCGCCCGGTGCAGCTGGTTGGCCCGGAAGCGCAGCAACGCCGCCTCCTGCTCGCCCTGCTTCGACTCCGTCACGTCCTGGAACAGCCAGCCGACGCCCAGCGGCACCGGCTCCTCCGCGAGCGGCGAGGCCAGCCGCACGAACCCGCTGCGCCAGCACCGGCGCCGCTCCCCGTCGGGGGTGCGCAGGCTCACCCACACCTCGGCGGGTGCGGGCGGCGCGCCCTCGGCCAGGACGTGGGTCAGCGCGTTCTCCAGCTCCTCGACGCCCTGGGCGAGCAGGTCGCCGAGCGGCCGCCCCAGTACGGACGTGCGTCCGGCCCCGAGCGCCCGTGCCGCGTGCGCGTTGACCACGGCGGGCCGCAGGTCCGCGTCGACCAGGACGACGCCCCAGCTCGCGTCCTCCAGCAGGGCCTCGCTCAGCGCGATGGACCGCTCCAGGTCGATCTGCGCGTGCACCTCGCTGAACGCGCAGTACACCCCCGCGGGCCGCCCGTCGGGGCCGCGCACCGCCGCGGACTGGGTGCGCACCAGCACCCGGCCGCCGTCCTTGGTCAGCAGCGCGAACTCGTTCACCTGGCGGCCCGGCGCCCGCATGGCGGACAGCAGCCGGTCCTCCACCTCCCCGGCGTCCGCGCTGCGCACGGCCCATCCCGCGAAGCCCTGCCGTCCCACGGCCTCGGCCGCGCTCCAGCCGAGGATCCGCTCCGCCTCGCGGTTCCAGTGGGTCACGACCCCGTCCGCGTCGAAGGCGCACAGGGCCGCGTCCATGCCGTCGAGGAGCGCGGCCAACAGGTCCGCGCCGTCCCGCTCGGGCTGCTCCGGCTCGTCCGGCCCCAGCTCGTCGGTGGTCCCACTACGCCGCGAAGCACTCACCTGGACCCCCTGCAGGCTGCGTCCGCCGTACGGTACGTCGGTTCGCTCACTGGCCTTCATTCAACTCGAACGTGATGCAGCACACACCGAGTTCCCGCAAGTTCGCGGAAATCGTTGTACTGCGGAAACTCGGCATACGCCCCCGTCATGAAGGCGCGCGGCCGGTCATGCCGGGCGGGCTGCGGCGAGCCTGAGATCGACCCACTCGTCGTGTTCGCCGTCGAGCACGTATCGCTCCTTCTCCACGAACCCGCACGCCCCGGCGAACCGCAACCCGTCGGCGTTGGCCGCCAGCACCACGGTCTCCACCGCCCCGGCGCCCAGCACGCGCGCGTGTGCCAGTCCCTCCTCGTAGAGCGCCGTGCCGATCCCGCGCCCCCGGTACGCCGGCAGGGTGCGCGCGATCACGGTCGCGACCCGCTCCTCGCCCCCGGGCGGCCGCACCGTGGAGCAGCCGACGAGCACGTCCGCGAGGTAGGCGTTGGCCAGGCGGTTGCGTCCGGCGCGTTCCCGCGCCTCGTCCGGGGTCATGGCGGCCGGCGGCACGATCACGTTGTGCACGTGCCGCCACTCCTCGACCATGGCGTCCCCGTCCACCGGCTCGATCCGCAGCGCCGGGCCCGCTCCGGTCGCCACCGTGCCCCGGCGCGCGTACACCTCGATCTCGATCCGCATCCGCTCGTCGGCGAGGCCGCACACCATCATCGTCGCGGCCGGCCGCACCTGCCCGAACGCCCGCCGCAGCACGGGCCAGCACGGTTCGAAGTCCTCCCGCGCGGGCAGCAGGTACCGCACCCGCACCACGTCCGCGAACGTGCATCCCGCCTCCGCCAGCGCGGCCCCGATGTTCCGCAGGCACTGTTCGGCCTGCTCGACCACGTCCCCGGAGATCGTCATCGTCGCGTAGTCGAAGCCGGTCGTCCCGGACACGTGCACCCGGTCCCCGTCGACGACGGCGCGGGCGTACCCGATCCGCTCCTCGAACGTCGACCCGCTGACCACCGCCCGCCTGGCCGGTGCCTCCCCCAGTCGTTTCGTCATATGCGAAACCGTAGGTGACCAGCGAAGACGCGTCCATGGGAGATCGACGGCGAATCCACCCGGAAATTCGATTGATCGGCGGCCGACCGGTTCCTAGGGTGGTGCGTACACAGAAGGGAGGTGGTTCGGCAAATGTATGACATCCGGACGCGTGAGGTGGCTGCGGGCTAGCGGCCCGGCACCACACGGAGTGCGGCGCCGGACCAGCGCGTGACAGACGCGCGCAGCCGGCCCAATCCCAAGCAGTCACCCGACCCGCGAGTCGCCGGTACGTCCGGCCGGCTCCTCCACGGAGGAACCAGACTCGCGGGTCGCCTGCGTTTGCGGGGCGGTCAGCCCGCGATGTCGGCGTAGCCCTCGATCTCGCGCGGGTCGCGGGTGCCCGGTCCCGTGTAGCGGGCGGAGGGGCGGACCAGGCGGCCGGTGCGCTTCTGCTCCAGGATGTGCGCGGACCACCCTGCGGTGCGGGCGCAGGTGAACATCGAGGTGAACATGGGGGCCGGCACCTCGGCGAAGTCCAGCATGATGGCGGCCCAGAACTCGACGTTGGTGGCCAGCACCCGGTCGGGGCGGCGGGCGTGGAGTTCGGCGAGGGCGGCCTTCTCCAGGGCCTCGGCGACCTCGTAGCGCGGCGCGCCCAGTTCGCGGGCGGTGCGGCGCAGGACGCGGGCGCGCGGGTCCTCGGCGCGGTAGACGCGGTGGCCGAAGCCCATGAGGCGTTCGCCCGCGTCGAGGGTCTTCCTGACGTAGGCCTCGGCGTCGCCGGTGCGCTCGATCTCCTCGATCATGTGCAGGACGCGCGAGGGGGCGCCGCCGTGCAGCGGTCCCGACATGGCGCCCACGGCCCCGGAGAGGGCGGCGGCCACGTCCGCGCCGGTGGAGGCGATGACGCGGGCGGTGAAGGTGGAGGCGTTCATGCCGTGCTCGGCGGCGGAGGTCCAGTAGGCGTCGACGGCGGCGACGTGCTTGGGGTCGGGTTCGCCGCGCCAGCGGATCATGAAGCGTTCGACCACGGACTGGGCCTTGTCGATCTCGCGCTGCGGGACCATGGGCAGGCTCTGGCCGCGTGCGGACTGGGCGACGTAGGACAGGGCCATGACGGCGGCCCGGGCGAGGTCGTCGCGGGCCTGGGCGGCGTCGATGTCCAGCAGGGGTTTGAGGCCCCAGGCGGGGGCGAGCATGGCGAGGGCGGACTGGACGTCGACCCTGATGTCGCCGGAGTGCACGGGGATGGGGAAGGGCTCGGCGGGCGGCAGGCCGGGGTTGAAGGCCCCGTCGACGAGCAGGCCCCAGACGTTGCCGAAGGAGACGTGCCCGACCAGGTCCTCGATGTCGACGCCGCGGTAGCGAAGGGCGCCGCCCTCCTTGTCGGGTTCGGCGATCTCCGTCTCGAACGCGACGACTCCCTCTAGCCCGGGTACGAAGTCGGACATCAGGCGGCTCCTCGTGATCAGTGGTGTACGGCGACCGGTGCGGAGACGGTGCGGCGCCTCCATGGATCCACGGTCGTGTGCCCGACTCGCGGTCCCGGCGGTCACCCCTGTGATGCCCCGTACGGCCGTCGGTCATCCGGCCGGAGCGGGACCAAGCACCATATCCCCGGGTGCCCCGTTTGGGGAGTGCCTACGGCACTGAGTGCCATCGGGTGTGGCCGCTGGGTGCCGTTTCCGTCCGGGCGGCCGGGCGTCCGGGCGCCCGGACGGATACGGCAGGATGGGCGGCGTGACCGATCGCGAAGCCGATTCCGCCGTCCCCGCCGCCGACCCAGTTCCCTTCGATCTCGCCTCGATGCGCAAGCAGTACCGGGCCGAGGGGCTGTCCGAGACCGAGCTGGCGGCGACGCCCGTCGAGCAGTTCGCGCGCTGGTTCAAGCAGGCGGCGACGGACGGCGGGCTGTTCGAGCCGAACGCCATGGTGGTCTCCACGGCGGACCCCGAGGGGCGGCCCAGCTCCCGCACGGTGCTGCTGAAGCACTTCGACGAGCAGGGGTTCGTCTTCTACACCAACTACGACTCCCGCAAGGCGCGCGAGCTGGACGCGAACCCGCACGTGTCGCTGCTGTTCCCCTGGCACCCGATGGCCCGGCAGGTCGTGGTCACCGGCGTCGCCCGCCGCACCGGGCGGGACGAGACCGCCGCGTACTTCCGGACCCGGCCGCACGGCTCCCAGCTGGGTGCCTGGGCCAGCGCGCAGTCCACGGTGGTGGCCGGGCGGCGGGCCCTGGACACGGCGTACGCCGAGCTGGCGGCGCGTTACCCGGAGGGCGAGCAGGTGCCGGTGCCGCCGCACTGGGGCGGGTTCCGGGTGGTACCGGCGGCGGTGGAGTTCTGGCAGGGCCGGGAGAACCGGCTGCACGACCGGCTGCGGTACGTGGCGCAGGCGGGCGGGGGCTGGCGGGTGGAGCGGCTCAGCCCGTGACGGGTCCCGGCGCCGCGCCTACAGCTTGCCCCAGAGGTACGCCGTGCGGTGGCCGTCGAGGACGGCGGCCAGACGGGCCCGGAAGTCGTCGCCGAGTTCGGGCCAGTTCCAGAACTCCAGGCCGAGACGGCCCACCGCCAGCCGGTCGTCGGTCCAGAGCCACTCGCTCAGGGGGACGGCGCGGGCGCAGACGGGACAGGTCACGTCGGCGTGCCCGGTGTCCTGCCAGTCGGTGATCGCCTCCGAGAAGCGCGGCCAGGCGCCTTCCCCCTCGTCCTCCTCCCCGCCCTCGTCCGACAGGTCCGTGGTGCTCCGGCAGCGGGGGCAGGTGACGGCCTCGGGCTCGTCCTGGCCGCTGTAGAAGACGGTGGGTCCGGTGTGCACGGCGAGCCCGTCGAACGGTTCCCCGTCGGGGTCGTCGTCGGCCACCGCCCGGCTCCAGTGGGGTCCCGGCGGGTGTCCGAGGGGTTGTCCGAGGACGCACACCTCGCGGTCGGCGAGGACGATGCCCTCGCTCACCAGCCACGCGACCGCGCGCTCGGCGAGTTCCGCCGCCCCCGCCTCGTCGGCGTCGAGGTCGACGATCGTCTGGAAGTAGTCACCCATGGCCGGGACAGTAGCGGCGGGCACCGACAGTGCCCCGGTGCCGGACGCCGGTCACTGTGCCAGCGCCGCGTCCAGCAGCCGCGCCCACTGCTCCACCACCCTCTCCCGCCGTGCCCCGTCGTCGGTGAGGAGGTTGGCCAGGCCCAGGCCGCGGGCCATGTCGAGCAGGCCCTGGACGGTTTCCCGGGCGCCGGGGCGGGTCTCGTCGGCGCCGAGGAGGTCGACGGCGATGCGGTGGCTCTCGCGGCCGACGCGGGCCTCCAGTTCGGTGACCCGGCCGCGCAGCTGCTCCTCGTTGGAGGCGGCCACCCACAGGTGCAGGGCGGCGCGGAAGAGCGGGCCGGTGTAGAGGTCGACGAGGGCGGCGACCACCGCGCGCCGGTCGTCGGCGGCGGCACCCTCCGGGAACAGGGCGCGCAGCGCGACGGAGCGTTCCTCGGCGACGTACTCCACGGCCGCGGTGAAGAGGTCCTCGCGGGTCGGGAAGTGGTGCTGGGCGGCGCCGCGGGAGACGCCGGCGTGTTCGGCGACGACGGAGACCGTGGAGCCGGCCCAGCCGCGTTCGGCGAGGCAGGCCA encodes the following:
- a CDS encoding SIS domain-containing protein; translation: MSDHKPAGQFLDAAIDLLRRVRDEEADSIEAAGTLLADTVQNGGRLFAFGAGHSSLAAQDVVYRAGGLALMNLLTVPGVVGIDVMPATLGSALERVDGLASAVLDSSPLRAGDALVIISLSGRNALPVEMAMHARALGLRVIGVTSVAYASQTTSRHASGTFLKDHCDIVLDSKIAVGDAELTLDTVPAPFAPASTVVTAALMQAVTATAAATLADRGIEPPLLRSGNVDGGHEWNARVLEQYGERIFYRR
- a CDS encoding PAS domain-containing protein; the protein is MSASRRSGTTDELGPDEPEQPERDGADLLAALLDGMDAALCAFDADGVVTHWNREAERILGWSAAEAVGRQGFAGWAVRSADAGEVEDRLLSAMRAPGRQVNEFALLTKDGGRVLVRTQSAAVRGPDGRPAGVYCAFSEVHAQIDLERSIALSEALLEDASWGVVLVDADLRPAVVNAHAARALGAGRTSVLGRPLGDLLAQGVEELENALTHVLAEGAPPAPAEVWVSLRTPDGERRRCWRSGFVRLASPLAEEPVPLGVGWLFQDVTESKQGEQEAALLRFRANQLHRAARAAAECEDPAEAAIVHLDFALAGFADHALIDRVVGGATSDTDAAEQVRLVRVAATPSGAPGPSVPSGTSGMPVRYGEGHPAVQCVERAGSVRASAGVRAVPAEQVRRWATARQWPEDTVHGLCAVLRSRGRTLGVVTFLRGAGRSAFERPDAMYAEDVAVRIATALDLAGAVERP
- a CDS encoding GNAT family N-acetyltransferase, with amino-acid sequence MTKRLGEAPARRAVVSGSTFEERIGYARAVVDGDRVHVSGTTGFDYATMTISGDVVEQAEQCLRNIGAALAEAGCTFADVVRVRYLLPAREDFEPCWPVLRRAFGQVRPAATMMVCGLADERMRIEIEVYARRGTVATGAGPALRIEPVDGDAMVEEWRHVHNVIVPPAAMTPDEARERAGRNRLANAYLADVLVGCSTVRPPGGEERVATVIARTLPAYRGRGIGTALYEEGLAHARVLGAGAVETVVLAANADGLRFAGACGFVEKERYVLDGEHDEWVDLRLAAARPA
- a CDS encoding citrate synthase 2, with amino-acid sequence MSDFVPGLEGVVAFETEIAEPDKEGGALRYRGVDIEDLVGHVSFGNVWGLLVDGAFNPGLPPAEPFPIPVHSGDIRVDVQSALAMLAPAWGLKPLLDIDAAQARDDLARAAVMALSYVAQSARGQSLPMVPQREIDKAQSVVERFMIRWRGEPDPKHVAAVDAYWTSAAEHGMNASTFTARVIASTGADVAAALSGAVGAMSGPLHGGAPSRVLHMIEEIERTGDAEAYVRKTLDAGERLMGFGHRVYRAEDPRARVLRRTARELGAPRYEVAEALEKAALAELHARRPDRVLATNVEFWAAIMLDFAEVPAPMFTSMFTCARTAGWSAHILEQKRTGRLVRPSARYTGPGTRDPREIEGYADIAG
- the pdxH gene encoding pyridoxamine 5'-phosphate oxidase, encoding MGGVTDREADSAVPAADPVPFDLASMRKQYRAEGLSETELAATPVEQFARWFKQAATDGGLFEPNAMVVSTADPEGRPSSRTVLLKHFDEQGFVFYTNYDSRKARELDANPHVSLLFPWHPMARQVVVTGVARRTGRDETAAYFRTRPHGSQLGAWASAQSTVVAGRRALDTAYAELAARYPEGEQVPVPPHWGGFRVVPAAVEFWQGRENRLHDRLRYVAQAGGGWRVERLSP
- a CDS encoding TetR/AcrR family transcriptional regulator; the protein is MGGVSGAVNAADRAERVPKQDRSRATRQRLLEAAVACLAERGWAGSTVSVVAEHAGVSRGAAQHHFPTREDLFTAAVEYVAEERSVALRALFPEGAAADDRRAVVAALVDLYTGPLFRAALHLWVAASNEEQLRGRVTELEARVGRESHRIAVDLLGADETRPGARETVQGLLDMARGLGLANLLTDDGARRERVVEQWARLLDAALAQ